The following proteins are co-located in the Corynebacterium kalinowskii genome:
- the dusB gene encoding tRNA dihydrouridine synthase DusB yields MSLQIGSITLNSPVILAPMAGVTNMPFRVLCREQELEKMGSVSGLYVCEMVTARALVERNEKTMHMTTFAPTEQPRSLQLYTTDPEYTYKAAKMIVEENLADHIDMNFGCPVPKVTRRGGGSALPYKRRLFGNIVAAAVKATEGTDIPVTVKMRIGIDDQHHTHLDAGRIAVEEGAAAVALHARTAAQRYSGTADYNEIRRLKEHLAHTGIPVLGNGDIFAASDAKRMMDETGCDGVVIGRGCLGRPWLFAELAAELQGVEKPAPPTLGEVTRIMYRHAELLAEHMGEEHGLRDMRKHMGWYMRGFPVGGEIRADLARITSLTSLKESLAPFADSQALADDQDGPRGRQGSPGKVVLPEHWLDDPEDDTVPEGAEIMHSGG; encoded by the coding sequence GTGTCTTTGCAGATCGGTTCCATCACCCTCAATTCCCCCGTCATCCTCGCCCCAATGGCCGGGGTGACGAACATGCCGTTCCGTGTGCTCTGCCGTGAACAAGAGCTGGAGAAGATGGGCTCGGTGTCCGGTCTCTACGTCTGTGAAATGGTCACTGCCCGCGCGCTCGTGGAACGCAACGAAAAAACCATGCACATGACCACCTTTGCACCGACGGAACAACCACGTTCCCTGCAGCTCTATACAACAGATCCGGAATACACTTACAAAGCAGCGAAAATGATCGTGGAGGAAAACCTCGCCGATCACATCGACATGAACTTCGGCTGCCCTGTACCGAAGGTCACCCGTCGCGGTGGCGGATCTGCCCTCCCCTATAAACGACGCCTTTTCGGCAACATCGTCGCGGCGGCAGTGAAAGCCACCGAAGGGACAGACATCCCAGTCACGGTCAAGATGCGCATTGGCATCGACGACCAACACCACACGCACCTCGACGCAGGCCGCATTGCCGTCGAGGAAGGCGCTGCTGCCGTCGCGCTGCACGCCCGAACTGCAGCGCAGCGGTACTCCGGTACCGCAGACTACAATGAGATCCGCCGACTCAAGGAGCATCTCGCTCACACCGGCATCCCGGTACTCGGCAACGGAGATATATTCGCTGCCTCGGATGCCAAACGCATGATGGATGAAACCGGCTGCGACGGCGTCGTCATTGGTCGCGGTTGTTTGGGACGACCGTGGTTGTTCGCGGAGCTGGCTGCCGAACTTCAGGGCGTCGAGAAGCCTGCCCCGCCCACCTTGGGGGAAGTTACGCGCATCATGTACCGTCACGCCGAACTCCTCGCCGAGCACATGGGTGAGGAACACGGCCTGCGCGACATGCGCAAACATATGGGCTGGTACATGCGTGGTTTCCCTGTCGGTGGCGAGATCCGCGCTGATCTAGCCCGCATCACCTCGCTCACTTCCCTCAAGGAGTCCCTCGCCCCATTTGCAGACTCGCAAGCGCTTGCCGACGACCAGGACGGGCCGCGTGGTCGCCAAGGATCACCGGGCAAGGTAGTACTCCCAGAGCACTGGCTTGACGACCCAGAAGATGACACCGTTCCCGAGGGCGCCGAGATCATGCACTCAGGCGGATAG
- a CDS encoding acetyl-CoA hydrolase/transferase family protein, translating to MSDRIANAQLRGKVMTAEEAAQFVNHGDKVGVSGFTGAGYPKALPTAIAERAKAAHAKGDEYMIDLFTGASTAPDCDGVLAEADAIRFRTPYQSDPILRKKINEGITLYADYHLSESGLYVEQGFFGQMNVAIVEAVRITEEGHIVPSSSVGNNVEYLDNAEKIIIEVNSWQSEELEGMADIYRINKLPNRQPIPITDAGQRIGTTYIDIDLSKVVAVVETDAPDRNAPFSPIDEVSQAIAGHFLDFLEGEVAAGRLTYDSYTMQSGVGNVPNAVMAGLLDSKFENIKAYTEVIQDGMVDLIDAGKMTVASATSFSLSPEYAENMNRDAAKYRETIILRPQQISNHPEVVRRLGLICTNGLIEADIYGNVNSTNVSGSRIMNGVGGSADFTRNGFISSFITPSVAKGGAISAFVPFASHIDHTEQDVKVIISEYGYADLRGLAPRERVSKIIALAHPDYRPLLEEYYDRALNIAKEKNIMQTPHDLATAFSFHQRFLETGSMK from the coding sequence ATGTCTGATCGTATTGCGAATGCTCAGCTTCGCGGCAAGGTAATGACTGCTGAAGAAGCAGCACAGTTCGTCAACCACGGCGACAAGGTCGGCGTGTCCGGCTTCACCGGCGCGGGCTACCCTAAGGCCCTGCCTACCGCGATCGCAGAGCGCGCAAAGGCTGCTCACGCCAAGGGCGACGAGTACATGATCGACCTGTTCACCGGTGCTTCCACCGCGCCTGACTGCGACGGCGTTCTTGCTGAAGCCGATGCAATTCGCTTCCGTACTCCTTACCAGTCTGACCCGATCCTGCGTAAGAAGATCAACGAAGGCATCACCCTCTACGCTGACTACCACCTCTCCGAGTCCGGCCTGTACGTTGAGCAGGGCTTCTTTGGTCAGATGAATGTTGCCATCGTCGAAGCTGTCCGCATCACCGAGGAAGGCCACATCGTGCCTTCCTCCTCCGTTGGTAACAACGTTGAGTACCTGGACAACGCTGAGAAGATCATCATCGAGGTCAACTCCTGGCAGTCCGAAGAACTCGAGGGCATGGCGGATATTTACCGCATCAACAAGCTGCCAAACCGCCAGCCAATCCCGATCACCGACGCTGGCCAGCGCATCGGTACCACCTACATCGACATCGACCTGTCCAAGGTTGTTGCTGTTGTAGAGACTGACGCCCCAGACCGCAACGCTCCATTCTCCCCGATCGACGAAGTTTCCCAGGCCATCGCCGGTCACTTCCTCGACTTCCTCGAGGGCGAAGTTGCTGCTGGCCGCCTGACCTACGACTCCTACACCATGCAGTCCGGCGTCGGTAACGTCCCTAACGCTGTGATGGCTGGCCTGCTCGACTCCAAGTTCGAGAACATCAAGGCCTACACCGAGGTTATCCAGGACGGCATGGTCGACCTGATCGACGCCGGCAAGATGACCGTTGCTTCCGCAACCTCCTTCTCCCTGTCTCCTGAGTACGCAGAGAACATGAACCGCGATGCTGCTAAGTACCGCGAGACCATCATCCTGCGTCCACAGCAGATCTCCAACCACCCTGAGGTCGTTCGTCGCCTCGGTCTGATCTGCACCAACGGTCTGATCGAAGCTGACATCTACGGCAACGTGAACTCCACCAACGTCTCCGGCTCCCGCATCATGAACGGTGTCGGCGGTTCCGCAGACTTCACCCGTAACGGCTTCATCTCTTCCTTCATCACCCCATCCGTGGCCAAGGGCGGCGCAATTTCCGCATTCGTTCCTTTCGCTTCCCACATTGACCACACCGAGCAGGATGTCAAGGTCATCATCTCCGAGTACGGCTACGCTGACCTGCGTGGCCTGGCTCCACGTGAGCGCGTTTCCAAGATCATCGCACTTGCTCACCCTGACTACCGCCCACTGCTGGAGGAGTACTACGACCGTGCTCTGAACATCGCCAAGGAAAAGAACATCATGCAGACGCCACACGACCTGGCAACTGCGTTCTCCTTCCACCAGCGTTTCCTCGAGACTGGCTCCATGAAGTAA
- the cydC gene encoding thiol reductant ABC exporter subunit CydC: MNDLRFLLQLAGVRRRDLILSILAGSVTLISALSLTVLSGWLITRAWQMPPILDLGVAITAVRGLGISRAVFRYLDRLVSHRVALGATTRLRPALFQAVSTDPTGRAHTLSRGETLTRLGSDVDRVADFIVRSVIPAGVALTLSVLAVLGAFLLHPFAALMLAAGFCVTGLAVPWLVLRAHRSAQAVATADSFVTALDDQLLHRSEFAVAGLSSARIDATISASRRSSNALVKAERPLAWASLVEQLGVGFSVACILAVGLLFYPGEPTWLGMLILLPLAAFEAHGPLATAAIHAADARDAARRLRELTAPDTATGTLIPPTMEIEAAELELTRGEKIWNLTVPFGSRHLITGASGIGKTSLLLTLAGLIPSRSGQCTIGGIPVEQINPSWLREHVHAHPEDEWIFATTIRENLLVAAPMASESLMREVLDAVGLGAFELDQLLPAGADSLSSGQRRRLLLARALCSDAEVLLLDEPTEHTSHEDAQRFLNMLLEQPLPGARAERTVIVVTHEPEAAKPR; the protein is encoded by the coding sequence ATGAATGATCTCCGCTTCCTGTTGCAGCTAGCCGGCGTGCGCCGCCGGGACCTCATATTGTCCATTCTGGCCGGCAGCGTCACGCTCATCTCAGCTCTGTCGCTGACTGTGCTGTCCGGCTGGCTGATCACTCGGGCCTGGCAAATGCCTCCGATTCTCGACCTCGGAGTCGCTATCACGGCAGTTCGGGGCCTTGGCATCAGCCGAGCCGTGTTCCGCTATCTCGACCGCCTTGTCAGCCACCGGGTAGCTCTAGGTGCCACCACCCGACTGCGTCCCGCACTCTTTCAAGCCGTGTCCACCGACCCCACTGGCCGCGCCCACACGCTCTCCCGCGGCGAGACCCTCACCCGACTCGGATCCGATGTGGACCGCGTAGCCGATTTCATCGTCCGCAGCGTGATTCCTGCAGGTGTCGCTCTCACGCTGTCTGTCCTCGCAGTACTGGGCGCCTTCCTGCTCCACCCCTTCGCTGCACTGATGCTGGCAGCGGGCTTTTGTGTCACAGGACTCGCCGTCCCTTGGCTCGTGCTACGGGCCCACCGCAGCGCCCAAGCCGTCGCCACCGCCGATAGCTTTGTCACCGCCCTCGATGATCAACTGCTCCATCGCAGCGAGTTCGCGGTTGCCGGACTCAGTTCTGCGCGTATCGACGCCACCATCTCCGCCTCCCGACGCAGCAGCAACGCCCTCGTGAAGGCTGAACGGCCACTTGCGTGGGCCTCCCTGGTAGAGCAGCTTGGGGTGGGTTTTTCCGTGGCCTGCATTCTCGCGGTCGGCCTGCTTTTCTACCCGGGTGAACCCACCTGGCTCGGCATGTTGATTTTGCTGCCCCTAGCTGCATTCGAGGCACACGGACCATTGGCAACCGCCGCCATTCACGCAGCTGACGCCCGTGACGCTGCCCGCAGACTACGCGAACTCACTGCGCCCGATACTGCGACCGGCACCCTCATTCCCCCAACGATGGAAATTGAGGCAGCGGAGCTCGAACTAACCCGCGGCGAAAAGATCTGGAACCTGACAGTTCCTTTCGGCAGCAGGCACCTCATCACCGGAGCAAGTGGCATCGGCAAGACGAGCCTACTACTAACGCTGGCAGGGCTCATTCCGTCCCGTTCCGGGCAATGCACCATCGGTGGCATTCCAGTCGAGCAAATCAACCCGTCGTGGCTGCGGGAACACGTCCACGCCCACCCCGAAGACGAATGGATTTTCGCCACCACTATCAGGGAAAACCTGCTGGTAGCGGCGCCGATGGCGTCGGAAAGCCTCATGCGGGAAGTTCTAGATGCCGTTGGGCTAGGCGCATTCGAGTTGGATCAGCTGTTGCCGGCCGGCGCAGACTCGCTTTCCAGCGGGCAGCGACGCCGCCTACTGCTCGCCAGAGCGCTGTGCTCCGACGCGGAGGTCCTATTGCTGGACGAGCCGACCGAGCACACGAGCCACGAGGACGCGCAGCGCTTCCTGAACATGCTGCTTGAGCAGCCACTTCCGGGCGCGCGAGCGGAGCGCACCGTGATAGTAGTGACCCACGAGCCTGAGGCTGCGAAGCCCCGCTAA
- a CDS encoding ABC transporter ATP-binding protein/permease — protein MASPLNQRLLAAAPAARRHLVLTGIAQAADTVLTVARAALIGTAAAVLIEQDVIRWELVYALAGVVLAQAGVAFVARRWASKSTGEAVDELRLAALKALERRDPRQVEEDSAMWRTTLTSGLEGVRPYLTEYVPALIATCLATPIALATLLYYDAPSAILAAATIPLIPLFMVLIGVLTRTHTQRRLEVTSTLSDQLSDLMLGAPTLRALGVTKAPVSQLRKTGETHETATMSVLRLAFLSSFALEFLATLSVALVAVWIGLRLVEGDMTLLSGLVALIIVPEVYAPLRKVGASFHASVDGMTAAEQVFDLIDSPGTLDGSYVSSGSAEIRVQDLSVRGRDGVTPTGLSFTAIPGRITVLHGPNGSGKSTALLAVLGLLPDSAVSGHIEAPSLSDIAYLPAHPALVGGTVGDNLVLLGALPTATTHSSAEVGLDIPLTQAVHSGGAGISAGQAQRLALARVLALDAPCLLLDEPTAHLSPELVIRLTELLQREAQRGRVLLISSHDPRILAIADQVVQL, from the coding sequence ATGGCTTCTCCTCTCAACCAGCGTCTCCTCGCGGCAGCTCCTGCGGCGAGGAGACACCTCGTTTTAACAGGTATCGCGCAAGCTGCCGATACCGTGTTGACCGTGGCACGCGCCGCGCTTATTGGCACTGCAGCAGCCGTGCTCATCGAGCAAGACGTTATCCGATGGGAGCTCGTCTACGCGTTAGCCGGTGTTGTACTGGCGCAAGCTGGAGTGGCGTTTGTGGCGCGGCGATGGGCGTCGAAAAGCACGGGCGAGGCGGTAGATGAGCTGCGGCTCGCCGCGCTGAAAGCCCTGGAGCGTCGCGATCCTCGCCAGGTGGAGGAGGATTCCGCGATGTGGCGCACCACGCTCACCTCCGGACTGGAGGGGGTGCGGCCGTACCTCACCGAGTACGTGCCCGCGCTTATCGCTACTTGCTTAGCGACGCCCATCGCCCTAGCTACCCTGCTGTACTACGACGCTCCCTCTGCCATTCTTGCAGCTGCCACAATCCCGCTGATCCCGCTGTTCATGGTGCTAATCGGCGTGCTGACTCGCACGCACACTCAGCGCAGACTGGAGGTAACCAGCACCTTGTCGGATCAGCTGTCAGACCTCATGCTGGGAGCTCCTACGCTGCGCGCGCTTGGTGTGACGAAGGCTCCCGTCTCGCAACTTCGCAAAACGGGTGAGACGCATGAAACCGCGACGATGTCGGTGCTGCGCCTGGCGTTCCTGTCCTCCTTTGCCTTGGAATTCCTCGCCACCTTGTCGGTCGCGTTGGTCGCGGTGTGGATCGGTCTGCGACTGGTGGAGGGTGATATGACGCTGCTTTCCGGGCTGGTCGCCCTCATCATCGTTCCCGAGGTGTACGCTCCGCTGCGAAAAGTAGGCGCGAGTTTCCATGCCTCGGTGGACGGCATGACGGCAGCCGAGCAAGTCTTCGATCTCATCGACTCCCCCGGCACCCTGGACGGCTCCTACGTCAGCAGTGGTTCTGCTGAGATCCGCGTCCAGGACCTCAGCGTGCGTGGTCGGGATGGGGTGACACCAACGGGGCTCTCCTTCACTGCCATCCCCGGACGAATCACCGTATTGCACGGACCAAACGGCTCGGGAAAATCCACTGCACTTTTGGCCGTTCTCGGCCTACTTCCCGATTCTGCAGTCAGCGGCCACATCGAGGCGCCCTCGCTTTCAGACATTGCCTACCTTCCGGCGCATCCCGCCCTCGTCGGCGGAACTGTGGGCGACAATCTGGTGCTGCTGGGGGCGCTACCCACAGCGACGACGCACTCCTCTGCCGAAGTCGGGCTCGATATACCTCTAACCCAAGCCGTCCACTCCGGTGGCGCTGGTATTTCGGCGGGTCAAGCGCAACGCCTGGCGCTCGCCAGAGTCCTTGCGCTTGATGCCCCTTGCCTGCTGTTGGATGAACCCACCGCTCACCTGAGCCCTGAACTGGTCATTCGCTTAACCGAACTACTGCAACGTGAAGCTCAGCGCGGCCGCGTCCTTCTCATCAGCAGCCACGATCCCCGCATCCTCGCCATCGCAGACCAGGTGGTGCAGCTATGA
- the cydB gene encoding cytochrome d ubiquinol oxidase subunit II produces the protein MDLQTVWFVLVAVLFAGYFVLEGFDFGVGMILPWLKKEERTAAIKTIGPVWDGNEVWLITAGGALFAAFPEWYATLFSGFYLPLFLILFGLIVRGIGLEWRSKVETQNWRDWCDRGIVVGSWLAALLWGVAFGNIVKGVAIDGNRQIESGFDGFIGLLNPFGLLGGATFVLAFLIHGLLFLGLKSGEPLRTRAHDIAKKLIVPAIVVAGGFLVWTQLAHGRALTWLPLGILVLCALAAAFALFKGRDGWAFAAWAVVILMCAAQLFGTLFPNLMPTTLADGVSLDIYNSSSSPYTLKVMTWAAGFLTPLVLLYQGWTYWVFRKRVSV, from the coding sequence ATGGATCTGCAAACTGTCTGGTTCGTCCTGGTAGCGGTCCTCTTTGCAGGATATTTCGTCCTGGAAGGCTTCGACTTCGGTGTTGGCATGATTCTGCCATGGCTGAAGAAGGAAGAACGCACTGCAGCGATTAAGACCATCGGCCCAGTCTGGGACGGCAACGAAGTCTGGCTTATCACCGCCGGTGGAGCGCTCTTCGCAGCGTTCCCTGAATGGTATGCCACCTTGTTCTCTGGCTTCTACCTCCCCCTCTTCCTAATCCTGTTCGGTCTCATCGTGCGCGGTATCGGCTTGGAATGGCGCAGCAAGGTGGAAACCCAAAATTGGCGCGACTGGTGCGACCGAGGCATTGTTGTCGGCTCCTGGCTCGCCGCCCTGTTGTGGGGCGTAGCGTTCGGCAACATCGTTAAGGGCGTAGCCATCGACGGTAACCGCCAGATTGAATCCGGGTTCGACGGCTTCATCGGCCTACTGAACCCCTTCGGTCTGCTGGGCGGCGCGACCTTCGTGCTTGCCTTCCTCATCCATGGCCTGCTGTTCCTGGGTCTGAAGTCCGGCGAACCGCTGCGCACGCGCGCTCATGACATCGCGAAGAAACTGATCGTGCCCGCCATTGTTGTCGCCGGTGGATTCCTGGTCTGGACTCAGCTCGCCCATGGTCGGGCCCTGACGTGGCTACCACTAGGAATCCTGGTGCTGTGTGCCCTCGCTGCTGCCTTCGCTCTGTTCAAGGGGCGCGATGGCTGGGCCTTCGCCGCCTGGGCTGTCGTGATCCTGATGTGTGCAGCTCAGCTGTTCGGCACCCTCTTCCCGAATCTGATGCCAACCACGCTTGCCGACGGCGTCTCACTGGACATCTACAACTCATCCTCCAGTCCTTACACGCTCAAGGTCATGACCTGGGCTGCCGGTTTCCTCACCCCGTTGGTATTGCTCTATCAGGGTTGGACCTACTGGGTGTTCCGCAAGCGAGTCTCTGTCTAG
- a CDS encoding cytochrome ubiquinol oxidase subunit I, producing the protein MDIVDVSRWQFGITTVYHFIFVPLTIGLAPLVAAMQTAWHVTGKDHWYRATKFFGTLFLVNFAMGVVTGIVQEFQFGMNWSEYSRFVGDVFGAPLALEGLAAFFIESTFLGLWIFGWGRLPRWAHLASIWLVALAVNLSAYFIIVANSFMQHPVGAVFNPETGRAELVSIGALLTNPTALMAWPHTVAGSLLVAGTFVAGVSAWWLVRDSRNEESPTARVLWRPIMRLGLWVTGISSVLLAITGDFQAKLMFQQQPMKMASAESLCESQLDPHFSVLTVGTHNNCESVAHLIEVPWVLSFLSEGKFSGVTLQGVNQLQDKYEALYGPGNYTPNLFVTYWSFRMMIGLMVGSLLLCVVGFWLSRKGRIPTEKWFGKFALWMIPFPFFANSAGWVFTEMGRQPWIVHPNPAFGPGSPNGEDQIHLIVDFGVSNHATWVVWVSLIGFTLVYGALAVVWFWLMRKKVLEGPLPIGASDHVEDVLGPPAPPIEPLHFGAVPAEGVK; encoded by the coding sequence ATGGACATTGTTGATGTCTCGCGCTGGCAATTCGGTATCACAACCGTTTACCACTTTATTTTCGTTCCGTTAACTATTGGCCTCGCCCCACTCGTGGCGGCGATGCAGACAGCATGGCACGTCACCGGCAAAGATCACTGGTACCGTGCCACAAAATTTTTCGGCACCCTGTTCTTAGTCAACTTCGCCATGGGTGTGGTTACCGGCATCGTGCAGGAGTTCCAGTTCGGTATGAACTGGAGTGAATACTCACGCTTTGTGGGCGACGTCTTCGGCGCCCCACTGGCCCTAGAAGGCTTAGCGGCATTCTTTATCGAATCCACATTCTTAGGTCTGTGGATTTTTGGTTGGGGCAGACTGCCCCGCTGGGCCCACCTGGCCTCGATCTGGCTCGTCGCCCTCGCCGTTAACCTGTCTGCGTACTTCATTATTGTCGCAAACTCTTTCATGCAACACCCGGTGGGAGCGGTATTCAACCCAGAGACCGGCCGTGCAGAACTCGTCAGTATCGGCGCGCTTCTTACCAACCCAACGGCGCTCATGGCGTGGCCGCACACCGTAGCTGGTTCGCTCCTTGTGGCGGGCACTTTCGTGGCTGGTGTCTCCGCATGGTGGCTGGTTCGAGATAGCCGAAATGAGGAATCCCCCACTGCCCGAGTCCTGTGGCGCCCTATCATGCGTCTAGGACTATGGGTAACCGGTATTTCTTCGGTCTTGCTTGCGATCACCGGCGACTTCCAGGCCAAGCTGATGTTCCAACAGCAACCCATGAAGATGGCTTCCGCGGAATCGCTGTGCGAAAGCCAACTTGACCCGCACTTCTCAGTGCTCACCGTAGGTACACACAACAACTGCGAATCGGTAGCACACCTCATTGAGGTGCCATGGGTGCTCAGCTTCCTCTCCGAAGGAAAGTTCAGTGGTGTCACACTGCAGGGCGTTAACCAGCTGCAAGACAAGTATGAGGCTCTCTACGGGCCAGGAAACTACACGCCGAACCTGTTTGTTACGTATTGGTCGTTCCGCATGATGATCGGCCTCATGGTCGGCTCGCTGCTGTTGTGTGTGGTGGGGTTCTGGCTGTCTCGTAAGGGTCGAATCCCGACAGAGAAGTGGTTCGGAAAGTTCGCACTGTGGATGATCCCATTCCCATTCTTTGCTAACTCCGCTGGTTGGGTGTTTACCGAGATGGGCCGCCAGCCGTGGATCGTGCACCCGAACCCGGCGTTCGGGCCCGGAAGCCCGAACGGCGAGGACCAGATCCATTTGATCGTCGACTTCGGTGTATCCAATCACGCGACCTGGGTTGTCTGGGTATCCCTCATCGGTTTCACCCTGGTATACGGCGCACTCGCCGTCGTGTGGTTCTGGCTCATGCGCAAGAAAGTGCTGGAAGGACCGCTGCCGATTGGTGCCAGCGATCACGTCGAGGATGTACTTGGGCCGCCTGCCCCACCAATTGAGCCACTTCATTTTGGTGCGGTCCCAGCTGAAGGAGTGAAATAG
- a CDS encoding FtsX-like permease family protein: MWQLALANIRQNWFRLLGVWFTLVVAAVLIGTALLMLVSGLIQPKSSTLLTRADAIIAGPSTLRPEGGDFSSVVRLAEQQLVTGETIRAAKAHATVQEIRTLDRTLSTDRGTATVQVTDWPSSVFGDFPAGAGVSVTAPLAKDLGISVGSPIQLSSGGSSTTLRVDSVLGDESSAPWVIVPDHTFTELGAHPTRVTALAISETSVTDFAALDDAIEASQPELRRYSPKEFGTWERREATAGQQILLAIATSFGGFAVLISVFVVGVLLSLSVAARRREFAVCRAIGASPAMLMKLVSVEGLIPGVSAAVVGVWPAFTVSRWALASAVSHGVLPAGTQLANGIVPLAPAVLGTIVLVGCAAVGGSLMSVLGVAFADPAEALREARATSQKPGAWRVATGSVLFLIGACSATLPLFLHTEVGAAGAGSAALLMCLGCAIWLPLGVIPLARVVFRPLRQQRVAWLTEQNLLAAPSRLAGVISPIVMAIGFGVTMLCNQTILSEAKDTQLTETVIAPASVSAAAAGGLSESAIQDLRALPGVSDIVTARSTVLYHALRIIDDADFTTLPAVGVTGPLTAALDVGVSSGSLSEFHGPVIALDESVAAALRLNVGEEAQFYRGDGTPVTLRVVATYSRGLGIGQALIPLDVLHTFDASPNQAILVGDSPDFPGSLVEFARLHPGVVLTTQPASESGASWVNLAGLAAIILFLVIGVANSMILATRTRRSEFSLLQLLGIPRSTIVATLCAEVIFTAFLALILGFLIAALPIGAMSWGFLGQPYPLIPTPVILTGIVAVLGLVTAAVLIPALGILRLPAISVAGVHD; the protein is encoded by the coding sequence ATGTGGCAGCTAGCTTTAGCCAATATCCGCCAGAATTGGTTTCGCTTACTGGGCGTGTGGTTCACCTTGGTGGTGGCCGCAGTACTCATTGGCACAGCTTTGTTAATGCTCGTCAGCGGGCTAATCCAGCCAAAGTCGTCCACTCTGCTCACTCGGGCAGATGCCATTATCGCCGGTCCAAGCACCCTTCGTCCCGAAGGTGGCGACTTCAGTTCTGTGGTTCGGCTTGCAGAACAACAGCTGGTCACCGGCGAAACAATACGCGCTGCCAAGGCACATGCCACGGTACAAGAAATCCGCACGCTGGACCGGACGCTAAGCACCGATCGGGGCACGGCAACAGTCCAAGTCACCGACTGGCCGTCCAGCGTATTCGGAGATTTTCCGGCAGGCGCAGGTGTCTCGGTCACGGCCCCGTTAGCCAAGGACTTGGGAATCTCCGTAGGGTCGCCGATTCAGCTCAGCAGCGGCGGCAGCTCGACTACATTACGAGTCGATTCGGTGCTCGGCGACGAGTCCTCGGCCCCCTGGGTGATAGTCCCTGATCACACCTTCACTGAGCTTGGCGCCCACCCCACTAGGGTAACTGCGTTAGCAATATCTGAAACATCTGTTACAGACTTCGCCGCGCTTGACGACGCTATCGAAGCCTCACAGCCTGAGCTTCGCCGCTACTCGCCAAAAGAGTTCGGAACATGGGAGCGGCGAGAGGCCACAGCTGGCCAGCAAATATTGCTTGCGATCGCGACGAGTTTCGGCGGCTTTGCAGTGTTGATCAGCGTGTTCGTGGTGGGCGTGTTGCTTTCGCTGAGTGTGGCTGCACGACGTCGAGAATTCGCGGTCTGCCGTGCGATCGGAGCAAGTCCGGCCATGCTCATGAAACTCGTCTCCGTCGAAGGACTGATACCGGGTGTCAGCGCGGCTGTTGTCGGCGTATGGCCGGCATTCACGGTGTCTCGCTGGGCGCTGGCCAGCGCAGTGAGCCACGGGGTGTTGCCTGCTGGGACCCAGCTCGCCAACGGAATTGTGCCACTTGCACCTGCAGTACTGGGAACCATCGTGCTCGTAGGATGCGCTGCGGTAGGCGGTTCCCTCATGTCGGTGTTGGGGGTGGCGTTTGCTGACCCTGCGGAGGCATTGCGGGAAGCGCGGGCAACTTCTCAAAAGCCGGGGGCGTGGCGCGTTGCTACCGGCTCGGTACTGTTCCTCATCGGTGCTTGCAGCGCCACCCTACCGCTGTTTTTGCACACCGAGGTGGGTGCCGCCGGGGCAGGTAGCGCTGCACTACTCATGTGCCTCGGCTGTGCCATCTGGCTGCCACTCGGGGTAATCCCACTGGCCAGGGTCGTATTCCGTCCCCTTCGCCAGCAACGGGTTGCCTGGTTGACGGAACAGAATCTGTTGGCGGCGCCAAGCCGACTAGCTGGTGTCATCTCTCCAATTGTCATGGCGATCGGCTTTGGAGTGACCATGCTGTGCAATCAAACGATTCTTTCGGAGGCTAAGGACACCCAACTGACTGAAACAGTCATCGCTCCAGCTTCGGTGTCGGCCGCAGCAGCCGGTGGCCTGTCTGAGTCCGCGATACAGGATTTGAGGGCACTTCCTGGGGTCAGTGACATTGTCACGGCGCGCAGCACAGTGCTGTATCACGCACTACGCATTATCGACGACGCTGATTTCACAACACTTCCCGCAGTTGGTGTCACGGGCCCGCTAACTGCCGCACTTGATGTGGGCGTTTCTTCCGGCAGCCTGAGCGAATTCCACGGCCCAGTCATCGCGCTCGATGAGAGTGTGGCCGCTGCATTGCGCCTCAACGTTGGAGAGGAGGCGCAGTTCTACCGTGGCGATGGCACCCCAGTAACGTTACGGGTGGTGGCCACCTACTCTCGTGGGTTGGGCATTGGACAGGCGCTTATCCCACTGGATGTGCTGCATACCTTCGATGCCTCCCCGAACCAGGCCATCTTGGTGGGCGATAGCCCCGACTTTCCAGGATCACTAGTGGAGTTTGCTCGCCTTCATCCGGGAGTTGTCCTGACAACGCAACCGGCGTCGGAAAGCGGCGCTTCCTGGGTCAATCTCGCCGGGCTGGCCGCCATCATCTTGTTTCTCGTGATCGGTGTGGCCAATTCGATGATCCTGGCCACGCGGACCCGGCGGAGCGAGTTCTCACTGTTACAACTACTAGGAATTCCTCGATCCACCATCGTTGCAACCCTATGCGCGGAGGTCATCTTCACCGCATTCCTTGCGCTGATACTTGGGTTCCTGATCGCAGCTCTTCCCATTGGAGCTATGTCTTGGGGATTTCTGGGACAGCCCTATCCACTGATTCCCACGCCGGTGATTCTGACTGGCATTGTCGCAGTACTTGGCCTTGTTACGGCAGCAGTGCTGATCCCGGCATTGGGAATTCTGCGTCTGCCAGCGATCTCAGTCGCCGGAGTACACGATTAA